Proteins from one Sordaria macrospora chromosome 1, complete sequence genomic window:
- a CDS encoding 40S ribosomal protein eS27, whose translation MVLAVDLLNPSPAAEARKHKLKTLVPAPRSFFMDVKCPGCFTITTVFSHAQTVVICQGCTTVLCQPTGGKARLTEGCSFRRK comes from the exons ATG GTTCTCGCCGTTgatctcctcaaccccaGCCCGGCTGCTGAGGCCCGCAAGCACAAGCTCAAG ACCCTTGTGCCTGCTCcccgctccttcttcatggATGTCAAGTGCCCCGGCtgcttcaccatcaccactgtCTTCTCCCACGCCCAGACTGTCGTCATCTGCCAGGGCTGCACCACTGTCCTCTGCCAGCCCACTGGTGGTAAGGCTCGCCTTACCGAGGGCTGCTCTTTCCGCCGCAAGTAG